The genomic window AGACGCCTTCAGACCGAGCGACAACACCGAGACAGTGAACGTAGGCGCCGAGTTGGAGCTCTTTCGCCTGTTGGAGTTGCGCTGCGGTTACAAGTCGCTTTTTCGGAGCACAAGCGAGGAAGGCCTCACTGCTGGCGTAGGGGTCCACCTGGCCCTTGACCCGCGTCTGGCCTGGAGATTCGAGTATGCCTTCGCGGATTTTGGCCTGTTCGAAGCCGTGCACATGGTCGGGGCTTCGGTAAGCTTTTGACCGCGTGTATGTCCGTGAGTGCTCCAGAGGCTGTCCACAGGAATAGTGGAGCACAATGAACGAAAGGAGGTGGTACCAGGGGCGTCAGGAAACCAGTGCGCGATGTGTGATGAGCAGGAATTTGCCTGCGCACAAGAGAGGTCGGGAGGTTCAGATCCCGGCGTGAATGAAGTGACTGAACAGAGAGGTGTCAGATGGCACGTAGGAACATCGTAGGATTGCTCACCCTTGCTGTTGCCTTGCCGCTGATTAGCGGGTGTTTTACCATCCTCAGCATCGACCAAGTTACTACGGCTACCACTGGCTCGAAGATTGTCGTGACCATCGAGGTTCGCACCGAGGGCACGGATGCAAATGCCCACCATGGGATCTTTGCCGTGCTGGTACCCAATGACTGGAGCGTTGACTCGGTCTACTACTCTGGCGACTTTGGCCCGGATTACGCCACGTACTTGCCCGCGGAGATGGCAGACGGGGATCCAGGCGGCCAGGTGGATTATTGGGAGCCGGCACTGGAGCAGAACTACCCCAGTGGTCCGGATATGAAGTGGGTGGTTTACCAGGGCAAAAACGCTTACGCTTCCACCCTGGATACCGGGTACGTGGATGTGACGGTCGAAATGACCATTGGTAATCGGTCAGGGAATTTCAACATCGGATACTTCGTGACGAACGCGGCTTTGGACTTCACCGACCGCAGCTATTACGACATCAAGCTGGATAACCCTATTCGCGTGAC from candidate division KSB1 bacterium includes these protein-coding regions:
- a CDS encoding DUF4961 domain-containing protein; the protein is MARRNIVGLLTLAVALPLISGCFTILSIDQVTTATTGSKIVVTIEVRTEGTDANAHHGIFAVLVPNDWSVDSVYYSGDFGPDYATYLPAEMADGDPGGQVDYWEPALEQNYPSGPDMKWVVYQGKNAYASTLDTGYVDVTVEMTIGNRSGNFNIGYFVTNAALDFTDRSYYDIKLDNPIRVTSTGPVRVTFLANTATVPDTLGASSTVQVRGSGGPLTWSGAS